Proteins encoded within one genomic window of Actinoplanes octamycinicus:
- the rpsP gene encoding 30S ribosomal protein S16, which translates to MAVKIRLLRMGKIRNPQYRIVVADSRTKRDGRAIEYIGIYQPKEHPSLIEVKSDRVQYWLGVGAQPSEPVQRILEKTGDWQKFKGLPAPAPLLVAPSKQSRTEVYEAEAKAAAGLADTKPAATPKKAKTEKVAAAPEAAEAKPAQTKAADPAEPNREAVAETAEDPAGAGADAS; encoded by the coding sequence GTGGCCGTTAAGATCCGGCTCCTGCGGATGGGCAAGATCCGCAACCCGCAGTACCGCATCGTCGTCGCCGACTCGCGCACCAAGCGCGACGGCCGCGCCATCGAGTACATCGGCATCTACCAGCCGAAGGAACACCCCTCGCTGATCGAGGTCAAGTCCGACCGCGTGCAGTACTGGCTCGGCGTCGGCGCGCAGCCGAGCGAGCCCGTCCAGCGGATCCTGGAGAAGACCGGCGACTGGCAGAAGTTCAAGGGCCTGCCGGCCCCGGCGCCGCTGCTGGTCGCGCCGAGCAAGCAGAGCCGCACCGAGGTCTACGAGGCCGAGGCGAAGGCTGCCGCCGGGCTCGCCGACACCAAGCCGGCCGCCACCCCGAAGAAGGCGAAGACCGAGAAGGTCGCCGCTGCTCCGGAGGCCGCCGAGGCCAAGCCGGCGCAGACCAAGGCCGCGGACCCGGCCGAGCCGAACCGCGAGGCTGTCGCCGAGACGGCAGAGGACCCGGCCGGTGCCGGCGCCGACGCGAGCTGA